Part of the Carassius carassius chromosome 20, fCarCar2.1, whole genome shotgun sequence genome, CCACATGTTTGCTAACAGATCTATACCACAAGTTTTGTGGAAGGCCGTGGATGGTCACAGTATCAGAACCGTGTATAACTAAGCTAGTAGAACTGCACTTGTGTAGAGCTGTTCAGTCATTATCGAATGCCACTTTTTGATTTATGAGATCtgttaacattaataacattattttaatttttgtaacattacttAAAGAGACTTTAACATTTAAGGTAAATGAtaagagtttatttatttgttaaatcaaGTAGCAATTAtagttttttcaaaaataaatgaacacttttaGAACTTATGGGCACACTGAATTGACCAAAAGTGAGAATTAAAGACAttctaatgttacaaatgatttctatttaaaataaatgctgttcttttaaactttctactcatcaaagatccagaaaattttaagcagcacaactgtttttaactgaTGTGCTTAAACTTATTCCAAAAACCCCAAAActtttttgaatggcagtgtagcTTATATATATTATGGCATATCTGGATTTTTAAAGAACACGATACATTTAGAATTCACATTTGATGTGTAATTTAAAGTCTCTTCAACTGGTGATGTTActcataaataaacaaaaaactattttctatCAACCAATTAGAAATTTCTCAGAGAACTTTAAATGCTTAACATTAGTTTTAAGATAACTGAACAGCTCTACTGACATCAActtaaaacacaataaattagattttattccAACAGCTGAAATCTGCAGATATTCTTGGATGGCTTGCATGAAAAGATTGCTCAAGATTGCTCTTgactgaaagaaaaaacaaaaaacaaaaacaacagataTAATCCACAATGAAATGTAGACTAATTTTAATCTTGTCTGCTTCCTCAAATGATGTGTTTAGCATTGCCTATAATgatgcatttactttttttttcttcatttattttgcattttatattttaaagaaagagTGTTTACTGAACTTTATCTGACTCAATGAACTCATCATTTCTTTAAGCATAAACAGAAGAAGAAAGGtcacataaataataaatgtatgtgtTCTCGCAGGTGTTTGTTGAGCTGAATGAGTTACTGATGGATAAGAACCAGGAGATGCATTGGAAGGAAACAGCTCGTTGGATAAAGTTTGAGGAGGATGTGGAGGAGGAGACAGAGCGCTGGGGCAAACCTCACGTAGCTTCACTCTCATTCCGCAGCCTGCTGGAGCTCCGCAAGACCATTTCACACGGTGAGAGAGGAATACAAAGTCTAACTATAGTGTAAATTACTCTGATTTcttacaaatttaaaatgctttttgctgCTGCGTCTGATGTATAAGTGGTGTAATTTTACAGGTGCAGTGTTGTTGGATCTGGACCAGAAGACGCTGCCTGGTATTGCTCATCAGGTGGTGGAGCAGATGATAATCTCAGATCAAATCAGAGCACAGGACAGAGCCAATGTGCTCCGAGCCCTGCTCCTCAAACACATGTTAGTTTCACCTCTGCACATCTCAAAAAAGATCAATAAAGTTACTTGCCTATTAAAAAACTCCTTACTCATTTGAATCATGCAGCTGAACTTCATGCTTTGTTGTTCTTCTGTTTGTCAGTCATCCGAGTGACGGCAAGGAGCACAGCTTATTTAAACGGAACATCTCAGCAACCAGCCTTGGCTCTCTTATATCTCATTACCATAGCAGTAACCATATCGCCACCCCGGAGCCCCCTGCCACAGACCCGCTCATCGGAGGACTACGTAACTTTGAGTCACGCATTAGTGTAGACTCAGATAGGATCGAGGTGCATTAAAGTCTGTGTGTTTTTAAGAGGCAAAGAATGGTAAAACAGACAATTAGAACATTCCCTCTCTGTTTCCATAGAAAGACACAGCCCAGTTTTTTGGTTTGCACAAGACCAAATCTAAACATGAGCTGAAGCTGCTTGAGAAGATTCCGGAGGATGCAGAAGCAACCGTTGTCCTCGTGGGTTAGTTAACTATCCATATTTAACAGTCAGCACATGACACATTACATCTGTTGAAGCCATGATGCAGATGATCTCGATTTTCACAGGTAGTGTGGATTTCCTGGATCAGCCCACCATGGCCTTTGTGAGACTGCAGGAAGCGGTTCTGTTAGAGTCTGTTCTTGAAGTGCCGATTCCAGTGCGCTTTCTGTTCGTGTTGCTCGGCCCTCCCAATGCCAACATTGACTACCACCAAATCGGCCGCTCCATATCAACACTTATGTCTGATAAAGTAGGTCtcattgaaaaatatatattctgtcaTGTTTAGGTATATAGACTACCGTGCAAAGATTTGGAATGAGtcaaatttaaagttttttttataaagaatatctctttgagtttgagactttagtctttgaactttagggatcttttctttccacaaacagcttgtaacactccaaagaggaaggaaacttgaaatcgcatcatatgaaccctttaaaatAGATAAACAGTTATTAGAAATTGTAATATTACAGTATGTGACCCAGGACAAACTGTTCAGAAGTGTCCATTTTAtcaggattggacaatatttggccgagatacagctatttgaaatcttgcaatctgagggtgcaaaaaatctaaatattgagaaaattgcctttaaagttgtccaaatgaagtccttagcaatatatattactaatcaaaaataatgttttcatataGTATAGGAGAATTAcagaatatcttcatggaacatgatctttacttaatatactaatgatttttttttggcataaacaaaaaatcaatcattttgacccatacagtgtattgttggctattgctacaatacttatgactggttttgtactccagggtcacatacttgTTGCTGTTTATTCTTTAtttctgataaaataaatgcagtcttggtgaacataagGAAAGAAATctaaccaaccccaaacttttgaacggtagtgaataaatatctaaaaatcgTTGAAACAATAATTTTATCGTATTTTAATCTTGATGCATTTGTTTTGCCGCATTGCCAGAAGTATAAACAGCATTTCAAACCTCTCTTCCAGCACTTCCATGAAGCGGCGTATTTGGCAGATGAGCGGCAGGACCTGCTGACAGCCATCAACAGCTTCCTGGACTGCAGTATTGTGCTTCCTCCATCTGAGGTTGGAGGAGATGAGCTGCTGCATTCTATCGCTCGCTTCCAAAAAGAGATGCTGCACAAGAGACATGAACAAGAGGTCAAACTACAGGCCAAGGAACCCAAGAGCCCAGAGGACACCGGTACAAGGCTCTCGCTCATATACAGAATCAGTTAACGGTTTATCCAAAATAAATATATGGAATTAATTTTTTCATTCGTTCTTAATTTTCTCAGCTCTTCAGCCTCCTCTGAAACCTGAAGACGATCCTCTTCGGAGGACGGGTCGGCTGTTTGGTGGGGTTATCCGAGATGCACGGAGCCGCTACCCCAAATACATCAGTGATTTTAAAGATGCCCTAAGTCCTCAATGCATGGCCACAGTCATATTCATTTACTTTGCTGCCCTTTCTCCTGCCATCACCTTTGGAGGACTATTAGGTTAGTCAGAGCTCTACTTTTGACTATATAAGCCACTGTTTTAATGATGCATCTAAAACAAGGAACTTTTGCCTAATGAAATCCTTTCTCTCCTCCCCAGGTGAAAAGACTGATGGTTTGATAGGTGTGTCAGAGCTGATTATTTCCACTGCTGTGCAGGGAATGTTGTTCTGTCTGCTAGGGGCTCAACCTCTGCTGGTGGTGGGCTTCTCTGGACCCCTTCTAGTGTTCGAAGAGTCCTTCTATTCAGTTAGTATTTCTGATAAATGGATACAAATACTACAATTGTGCCTGCAAATAGTGTAGTtgttttaatttagaaaatgcATGCAAATAGCACTGATTTTTGAgaataaagcacattttatatTGAGCATAATTTGAATATAAAGGCGTCTTTGGACTGAAAATCACAGCATATAATAAATTCAAATACCTTTCTGTGCTACTGCAATGCATTTAGAACCTGGATTAGTGAAGAAGACTGAACTTTTGTGAGCAAAAGTGGCACAACTGTTACGTGAATTTGCCCCACAACTCAAATGTGAAAAATTTCACTGGAATAATATAGCAGGAAAACTGAATATGAATCAATGTGTTTGCAGTTCTGTAGGTCCAATGAAATCGAGTATCTGACAGGACGTTTGTGGATTGGAATCTGGTTGATCATCattgtagttctcacggtggccTTTGAAGGGAGCTTCCTGGTGCGATTTGTGTCCCGCTTCACCCAAGAGATCTTCTCCATCCTTATCTCTCTCATTTTCATCTACGAGACCTTCTTCAAGCTGGGAAAAGTATtgagatgttttttgttgtttattcttagaatttgtatatttatgttcATCAAAAGctcatctttgctgaataaaagtattcattaattaaatagaaaaatcTTAAACACCCCACATTTTAATTAGTGGTGTATGTTTATGAAAGATTTAAATGTGATCAGCATATATTCAGACAGTCTTGTATAATGTGCAGATCTTCATGGATCATCCTCTCAGAAGCTGCAGTGGGCGAGAAGAAAATGACACCGCTTTATCAACACCCACAAGTGACGGCAGGTCTCCAGATGCCCCTCAAACCCTAAACCAGCCAAACACAGCTCTCCTCTCCCTGGTGCTCACGACCGGCACCTTCTTCATTGCCTTCTATCTGCGTAAATTCAAGAACAGTGCTTTTTTCCCTGGCACGGTAAGCCATTGTCCCAGTTTTGTGCCATTTACACAATGATGTCTAGATGAACATATAGGACAAGTTTTTAATGACAGGGTCAAATTTCTTTGGGTGATAAAGTGGCATTGACCATAGTGATATTGTCTCTTATCTTTTGCTTCAGCTCCGAAGGGCTATTGGAGATTTTGGAGTTCCTATTGCAATCTCCACCATGGTTCTTCTGGACTATGGCATTAAGGACACTTACACACAGGTGAGACATGAATATGTTTTTATCATTTGATTCATGTATAATCTATCATTTATGAACTGGTTTACTCTTAGCATTTTCCACTCAAACACCCAATTTATTGGTGCATAGAATGATGATTTCACAATTACTTAAGTCTAACTGTGTTTTAGACATGTGACATTTCTGAAGTGCTTTAGAGGAAATTATT contains:
- the slc4a2a gene encoding anion exchange protein 2a isoform X1, giving the protein MSDPQDASDVTSAASLTQHLPVAVHSPPQRCDDDDEGDLNKTLGVQRFQQILTPPQRLPIEQHRTFNEEDFEYHRHSSLHIHHPLSKHFPEGRRKKPGRKRKDSGRRRSSSMGSAPPIDEDEEDEEVDEDSCSQQDKEGNVTTTPTPETDTEVDAQFFVSEDDRDSTVNKNGKASPQRKLPIIPHSMLHTSISIPENVTTTAGRNWVHNLPNGRRVSAPCLFPSLSSGRSYDLQERRRTGNMTGTSLQHYQYMPTDESEAQTLATVDLDGIKSHRFEDVPGVRRHLVKKSAKGQVVHIGKDHKEPSSRIRTKLDRTPHERRSWPCYMDYRVRRARQLKVFVELNELLMDKNQEMHWKETARWIKFEEDVEEETERWGKPHVASLSFRSLLELRKTISHGAVLLDLDQKTLPGIAHQVVEQMIISDQIRAQDRANVLRALLLKHIHPSDGKEHSLFKRNISATSLGSLISHYHSSNHIATPEPPATDPLIGGLRNFESRISVDSDRIEKDTAQFFGLHKTKSKHELKLLEKIPEDAEATVVLVGSVDFLDQPTMAFVRLQEAVLLESVLEVPIPVRFLFVLLGPPNANIDYHQIGRSISTLMSDKHFHEAAYLADERQDLLTAINSFLDCSIVLPPSEVGGDELLHSIARFQKEMLHKRHEQEVKLQAKEPKSPEDTALQPPLKPEDDPLRRTGRLFGGVIRDARSRYPKYISDFKDALSPQCMATVIFIYFAALSPAITFGGLLGEKTDGLIGVSELIISTAVQGMLFCLLGAQPLLVVGFSGPLLVFEESFYSFCRSNEIEYLTGRLWIGIWLIIIVVLTVAFEGSFLVRFVSRFTQEIFSILISLIFIYETFFKLGKIFMDHPLRSCSGREENDTALSTPTSDGRSPDAPQTLNQPNTALLSLVLTTGTFFIAFYLRKFKNSAFFPGTLRRAIGDFGVPIAISTMVLLDYGIKDTYTQKLSVPDGFSVTSPDKRGWLIHPMGSDGQFPIWMMVASILPALLVYILIFMETQITTLIVSKKDRMLVKGSGFHLDLLIIVVMGGVSALFGLPWLTGATVRSVTHANSLTVMSKAVAPGDKPRIQEVKEQRVTGFLVALLVGLSIVIGDVLRQVPIAVLFGIFLYMGVMSLNGIQLTERMMLLFMPPKYHPDHTYVRKVRTLRMHLFTCLQLVCLAVLWAVMSTSASLAFPFVLVLTVPFRRFLLSRIFTQREIQCLDADDAEPSLDDKEGQDEYTEMQMPV
- the slc4a2a gene encoding anion exchange protein 2a isoform X2, yielding MSDPQDASDVTSAASLTQHLPVAVHSPPQRCDDDDEGDLNKTLGVQRFQQILTPPQRLPIEQHRTFNEEDFEYHRHSSLHIHHPLSKHFPEGRRKKPGRKRKDSGRRRSSSMGSAPPIDEDEEDEEVDEDSCSQQDKEGNVTTTPTPETDTEVDAQFFVSEDDRDSTVNKNGKASPQRKLPIIPHSMLHTSISIPENVTTTAGRNWVHNLPNGRRVSAPCLFPSLSSGRSYDLQERRRTGNMTGTSLQHYQYMPTDESEAQTLATVDLDGIKSHRFEDVPGVRRHLVKKSAKGQVVHIGKDHKEPSSRIRTKLDRTPHEVFVELNELLMDKNQEMHWKETARWIKFEEDVEEETERWGKPHVASLSFRSLLELRKTISHGAVLLDLDQKTLPGIAHQVVEQMIISDQIRAQDRANVLRALLLKHIHPSDGKEHSLFKRNISATSLGSLISHYHSSNHIATPEPPATDPLIGGLRNFESRISVDSDRIEKDTAQFFGLHKTKSKHELKLLEKIPEDAEATVVLVGSVDFLDQPTMAFVRLQEAVLLESVLEVPIPVRFLFVLLGPPNANIDYHQIGRSISTLMSDKHFHEAAYLADERQDLLTAINSFLDCSIVLPPSEVGGDELLHSIARFQKEMLHKRHEQEVKLQAKEPKSPEDTALQPPLKPEDDPLRRTGRLFGGVIRDARSRYPKYISDFKDALSPQCMATVIFIYFAALSPAITFGGLLGEKTDGLIGVSELIISTAVQGMLFCLLGAQPLLVVGFSGPLLVFEESFYSFCRSNEIEYLTGRLWIGIWLIIIVVLTVAFEGSFLVRFVSRFTQEIFSILISLIFIYETFFKLGKIFMDHPLRSCSGREENDTALSTPTSDGRSPDAPQTLNQPNTALLSLVLTTGTFFIAFYLRKFKNSAFFPGTLRRAIGDFGVPIAISTMVLLDYGIKDTYTQKLSVPDGFSVTSPDKRGWLIHPMGSDGQFPIWMMVASILPALLVYILIFMETQITTLIVSKKDRMLVKGSGFHLDLLIIVVMGGVSALFGLPWLTGATVRSVTHANSLTVMSKAVAPGDKPRIQEVKEQRVTGFLVALLVGLSIVIGDVLRQVPIAVLFGIFLYMGVMSLNGIQLTERMMLLFMPPKYHPDHTYVRKVRTLRMHLFTCLQLVCLAVLWAVMSTSASLAFPFVLVLTVPFRRFLLSRIFTQREIQCLDADDAEPSLDDKEGQDEYTEMQMPV